The Amycolatopsis umgeniensis DNA segment GTCCGGCAAGGCCGCGACCGAGGTGCTGACCGACCAGCAGTGGCTCACCGAGAACTTCATCCCCACCGTCGCCAAGCGCGGCGCGGCGATCATCGAGGCCCGCGGCCTGTCCTCCGCGGCGTCGGCCGCCTCCGCGGCGATCGACCACGTCCACACCTGGGTCAACGGCACCCCCGAGGGTGACTGGACCTCGGCGGCGGTCGTGTCCGACGGCTCCTACGGTGTCCCGGAAGGCCTGATCTCCTCGTTCCCGGTCACCGCCGCGAACGGCGAGTACAAGATCGTCCAGGGCCTGGAGATCGACGACTTCTCGCGCGCCCGCATCGACGCTTCGGTCAACGAGCTGGCCGAAGAGCGCGACGCGGTGAAGAAGCTCGGCCTCATCTGAGTTCGATCCGTTTCACGAAAGCGGCCGTGTCCCTGGGGACGCGGCCGCTTTTTCGTCCCCGATGATCGTGTCGAGGTTCGCGCGTGTGGTCTCCAGCTCGCCGATGGCCGCGTCGATCCGCTCACGCTGCCTGCGCAGTTCGTCGACCAGCTCCGGGCAATCAGGCGTCAGCCAGCCGTCCTCGTCGACGATGCACGGCAGGATCTCCAGGATCTGCGCGGTGTTCAGCCCGGCCTCGAGCAGGATCCTGATCCGCCGCACCGCCGCGACATCCGCGTCGCCGTACACGCGATAGCCGCTCGGCCGCCGTTCCGGAGTCAGCAGACCCTGTTCCTCGTAGTACCGCAGCGCACGCTCGCTCACACCGGTCCGCCGCGCGAGCTCCCCGATCCGCATCCGCACTCCAGACTTGACTCTCACGTCAATGTCAAGGTTTAGCTTAGCCGCCATGACCACCGTGACCGTCCTAGGACTCGGCCCCATGGGCCACGCCCTCGCCGCCGCGTTCACCGCGGCCGACCACCCCACCACCGTGTGGAACCGCACCCCGGGCAAGGAAACCAGCCTCGACGTCACCGTCGCCGCGACCGCCGCGCAGGCGATCGCCGCCAGCCCGCTCACCGTCGTCTGCGTCCGCGACCACCGAGCTGCACAATCCATCCTCGACACCGACGCGCTCAAAGGCCGCACCCTGGTGAACGTCACCGGCGGCTCACCACGACAAGCCCGCGAAATGGCCTCCTGGGCGGCCGACCACGGAATCGGCTACCTCGACGGCGTGATCGTCGCGACCACCGACGCCATCGGCGGCCCGGAAGCCACCCTGTTCTACAGCGGCCCGGCCGACGTCTACGAGAAACACCGCGGCACACTGGCCGCACTCGGCGAGAACGCACACCACCTCGGCGAGGACCCCGGCCGCGCCGCCGCGTTCGACGCCTCCCTGCAGGACATGCTCTGGACCTCGATGAGCGGGGTGATCCACATGTTCGCCCTCGCCAAGGCGGAGAGCATCGGCGCCGCCACCATCGCCGGACACGCCAAGGCGATGCTCGGCTTCTTCCCGGACATGATCGACCTGCTCGCCGCCCAGGTCGCCGCCGACCACTACCCCGGCGACGCGGGCACCCTCGAGTCCACGGCCGCGACCATGGACCACATCCTCGACGCCATCCGGGAGCGAAACCTCGACAACGGCGTCCTCACCGCCGCCCGAACCCAAGTGCGGCAAGCGATCGACGCGGGCCACGGCTCCGAGGGATTCGGCAGGCTCGCCGCGCTCCAGTAACGGAGCTGAAGGGGACTTTCCCCACATCACACGAGAGGAAAGCGCCCTTCGCCGCATGAGATGCGGCGAAGGGCCCCTTCACCGCTAAGTTGACCAAGTGCAGCTGAACGCGCTCCTCACCGGCCAACCCGCGGACGTCCTCACCCGGACCCTCGAGCTCTCCCCAGCCGAGCGGAAGGCCCTGCTCCCCGACCTTCTGGCCGCGTTCAAGGACGGCAGCGAGTTCGTCGAAATCGAGCCCAACACCTACGGCGCCCGAAACCCGATCAGGGGCGAGCAAGCCGCGACAGCCCTCTGGGCCATCCTCCCCGCAGGCGACCCCCTGCTGCGCAAACTCTGGCTCGCCTCACCCACGATCCTCGAACGCGTCCTGAGAGACCGGCCACTCGCCGAACGCAAGTCGATCGCCCTCCGCATGATCGGGCACCAAACCGCCTGGAAAGCGATCCGCCGCATGGTCCGCGACGGCGACCTCGAACCCATCCGGACCCCCGAGTACCACGCGGGCTGGTTCGGCTGGGCCGGACGCTCCGACGGGAAGCCCTTGGCCGAACGACTCCGGACCGAACCCGAAGGACTCACCGAACTCTGGGAACTACTCACGCTCGAAGGCAACGGCGACGCCAGCTTCGCCGCCTACGACAAGTACGTCCACGACGAGAACAAGTTCTCCACCGCGCTGCTCGAACTGACCGGAACCGGCGAACTCGACCGCACCAGATTGCTCGACCTCACCCTCGACATCCTCGCCCGAGACTTCGCGGCCTTCCGCGCCCAGTGGTACGCGGCGCTCCACGAAGCACTCGAGCCCACTCCCGACGAGCGCACAGCGGCCCAGAATCGCTATGCCCGGCTCTGCGGAAGCGGCCTCCCCCGCACCGTCTCCTTCGCCGTCAAGTCACTGTCCCTAGTGGACAAACAAGGCACGCTCGACGGCGAAGTCGCCCTCCAGCACCTCCCCGCGGCAGCCGCCGGACGCGGCGCCGCCACCGCCAAACTCGCACTCCGGCTCGCCGGCCGCATCGCCGACCGGCGCCCCGAACTCACCGACCTCGCCAACGAAGTCTTCGAAGCGGCCCTCACCCACGAAGCGTCCGACGTCCGCGCCCTCGCCACCGCCAGGCTCGGCGTCACACCCGACGCGCCGGCCGACATCGAGACCGTCGTGTACCCGGAACCCGTACGACCACCCTGGCACCAGCGCGAGACGCTCACCCTCCCACTCGAAATCCCGGACACCCCGGCCGCGATCGCGGAAGCCCTCTCCTCCCTCCTCGCCGACCCCGACCAGGCCGACCTGTTCCTGGCCGCCCTCGACGGCATCCACCGCGTCGAAGCCGACCTCACAGACGCCCTCAAACCGCTGGTCAAACGCGCCACCAAGATCGCGGGCGAGAAATACGGCGCCGCCATACCCAAGCTGCTCGCCACACTCGTCCTCGGCCTCAGCGGCCGCGACGTCACCCACCCGCCACAGGTCGAAGGCTGGCGCCGCTCACTCCACCACCGGATCACCGCCCTGCTGGAGGGCACCGCCGTACCCGTGTCCGCCGCCACCCACCAAGGCGGCTGGCTCGACCCCGTCGTCTTCGTCTCCCGCATGCTCGAACACCCGGAAGCACCCGAAGACGACGTCGCCGACGCACTGCTCCGGCTGGCCCCGGACACCCGGCCCGAAGCTCTCACCCTCGCCTCGGCACTCACCGGACCGCACGCCGACACCATCCGCTACGCCCTCGGCGGACCGTCGATCTCCCAAACCGGCTGGACCGCCCTCGCCGCCGCTCGCGCGCGACACCCCGAAGCCGCAGACCCCGTCGCCGCCCTACGCGGTGAACCCGGCACGCCGATGACCTGGTCGGCGAAGGTCGGCCCCAACGCCTACGACCTCGAAGAGCTGGACATCCAGGAAACCCCGGAAATCGTCTCGCCGAAAGCTCCCTGGCTAGGGGTACTCTTCGACGCTCCGGATCCCGAATGGCTCGGCTTCACCAATTGCCACGAAGCGGTTTCCTCGCCCTACGACCGCGACTACGTGGAAGCAATGGTCGCCGGAAACCTGTTCTTCAACGACATCGAAGTCGGCTATCCCGTGGAGAAGGCCGCGCTGCCCCCATTCCTGGACCGGCCCTCCATCCCGGGCTTCCCCGGCACGATGCTCCTCGCCACCACACTCGCGCTGAAACGCCCGGCCGCCGTTCAGCTGGGCACGGACGCCGTACTGACCCTTCTGGACCGGAAAATGGTCGGCCCCCGCGCACTCGGCGAAGCGCTGGGAATCCTCGGCCCCCACCTCATACCGACGAGGCTGGCTCCCCGGCTTTCGACCATCGCGAACGAACACCCGATCGCCGCACTGTCTCTTCTGGACGCTCTGCTGCCCGCTTTGGCACCTGATCATCGAGGGGTCTTCGCGCTCTTGGAGCTCACCGCGGACCTGGTGGAACGCGGGGCGGGACCGATCAGCTCCGAGACAAAGGAATGGCTGACGCGGTTCAAGGGCAGTTCGAAAGCGGCGAAGGCGGCGTCACGCCTCAGCCGCTGACATCCGCGCCGCCAGCACATGCGAACACGGGCCTCGCGTCTCCTGATGTTTGGCCCACCAGGCACAAGTACACCCGGCGGGTGACAACCGGACCCGCTGCACGGACCCGGCACGAGTGATCTCGTAGCCGCCATCGGGCAACTGCCGGACCGCTCCGGTGGCGACGAGCTCCCGGGCCTTCGCCAGCCGCCCGTTCGCCGGAGCGCGCCCGCTCGGGAGCTCGCGCGAGAACCACGTGCCGTCGACGACGTCGTGGCCGGCGCGGCCCGCGACGAGTTCCGGTGCGTCGAGGCCCGCCGCCAGTGAGTTCAGCCAGCCGCCCTCACCGGAGAAACCGCGAGACGGCTCAGGGGACAGCGTCACGATCAGCCGCGCACGTTCCAGTTGGAGCACCCAACTCGCGACCTCACTTCCTGGTCGCGTGTAGACGGTCAGACCTTGCGCGAACCGGATCAGCGGCTCGACGATCCGGAGCCTGTGCAGCCCGGACGCCGGAATCGAGTCCTGCCCCGAACGCGAGGTCAACCGGAGCCCCCGGCCGGACGTCACCGCCCACGACTTGCCGACAGCGGTCGGAAGCCGTCGCAGGAAAGCCCTCGTTTCGAGCTTGTCCAGCTCCGCCTTCTTGACCGCGCCCGCCGTGACGGCGGCGACCTCGGCGAAACCCGCCACCCAGCGATCCGGCAGCGGTACCAGTGACTCGTCGTTCTGCCCGTCGAGAGTGCGGAGGTGGATCCCGTCCCCTCGTACGGTCAGGTGCAACGGATCCTGTGCCACCACCCCGGCCAGCACCGCCCTCGTCGCCTCGGACAGGTCCACGTTGGTGCACCCTTCACCGAGTTCGCCGACCTCGACCAGATCGAGCCTGGCGTAGACACCGCAGCACGGTGAAAACGCCTCCGCGCGCAACGTCGTCCCGTCCGCGGTGAACACCGGATCGGACTCGGCGATGAGCCTGTTCACCATCGACGGCGGCATCCAGAACCGCGTCCTGGCGACCTTCCCCAAGATCAGCAATGCCTGCGCCGCTTGAGCTCCGGGTTCGACGAACCCGTCGAACAGCACCGGCACCCGGACATGCTCTTCGACGGACTCCAGCAAGATCTCGGTGATCACCGGGCCACCCTAGCCAGCGCCCCGGACACTCTTTGCCGTCTTTGAAGGGTTCTGCTTTAAGTTGATCTTGCTCGTCGCAAAGATGTATAGGTCGTTATACGCTTTATATCGATGGCAGGCCTCGGAATTTTCGCTCGAGGCCTGCCATCTCCCTCCCCCGGCATTCGGACTACCGGGTCGGTCTCCCCGTGGCGAACCGGTCCGACTCCCCCGTCACGAAGAACGCGTCGCGGTCGAGGTACTCCGGAGCCAGGCCGGGATGTCTGATCACGCCCCCTCCCCCGAAGGACGCGCGTTCGTCTCGACGGCAGATCCGGCCTGCGCCGTACCCGATTCCCAGACCCAGTGGCAGTAACGCGAGTTCGGCGATCTGTACCCAGTTGGCGAACATCGGTCTCCCTCTCCTCGGCCCCATTCCGACCCGCCTCATGCTATTCGCAAACTATTCGCCATCGAAGCGTCTATTCGTGTACTATTCGCGATCTAGTGCACTGTGGGGGTAGCATGATCACCCCACCTCGACCCGCGAAAGAAGAGCATGCCCACGTCGTCGCCCCACCCCGGCTCCGACCGCGTCCGGCTCGCCACCAAGCTGCGCGAGATCCGAGCCGCCACCGGACTCTCCGGCAACCAGTTCGCCAAGACCTTGGGCTGGCCTCAATCGCGGGTGTCCAAGATCGAGACCGCGATGCAGTTCCCGACCTCCGAAGACATCTCCAGCTGGCTCGACGCGGCCGACGCCGCCACCGAAGAGGGCGTCGTCACCGAGTTGCT contains these protein-coding regions:
- a CDS encoding DUF6493 family protein; the encoded protein is MQLNALLTGQPADVLTRTLELSPAERKALLPDLLAAFKDGSEFVEIEPNTYGARNPIRGEQAATALWAILPAGDPLLRKLWLASPTILERVLRDRPLAERKSIALRMIGHQTAWKAIRRMVRDGDLEPIRTPEYHAGWFGWAGRSDGKPLAERLRTEPEGLTELWELLTLEGNGDASFAAYDKYVHDENKFSTALLELTGTGELDRTRLLDLTLDILARDFAAFRAQWYAALHEALEPTPDERTAAQNRYARLCGSGLPRTVSFAVKSLSLVDKQGTLDGEVALQHLPAAAAGRGAATAKLALRLAGRIADRRPELTDLANEVFEAALTHEASDVRALATARLGVTPDAPADIETVVYPEPVRPPWHQRETLTLPLEIPDTPAAIAEALSSLLADPDQADLFLAALDGIHRVEADLTDALKPLVKRATKIAGEKYGAAIPKLLATLVLGLSGRDVTHPPQVEGWRRSLHHRITALLEGTAVPVSAATHQGGWLDPVVFVSRMLEHPEAPEDDVADALLRLAPDTRPEALTLASALTGPHADTIRYALGGPSISQTGWTALAAARARHPEAADPVAALRGEPGTPMTWSAKVGPNAYDLEELDIQETPEIVSPKAPWLGVLFDAPDPEWLGFTNCHEAVSSPYDRDYVEAMVAGNLFFNDIEVGYPVEKAALPPFLDRPSIPGFPGTMLLATTLALKRPAAVQLGTDAVLTLLDRKMVGPRALGEALGILGPHLIPTRLAPRLSTIANEHPIAALSLLDALLPALAPDHRGVFALLELTADLVERGAGPISSETKEWLTRFKGSSKAAKAASRLSR
- a CDS encoding SWIM zinc finger family protein yields the protein MITEILLESVEEHVRVPVLFDGFVEPGAQAAQALLILGKVARTRFWMPPSMVNRLIAESDPVFTADGTTLRAEAFSPCCGVYARLDLVEVGELGEGCTNVDLSEATRAVLAGVVAQDPLHLTVRGDGIHLRTLDGQNDESLVPLPDRWVAGFAEVAAVTAGAVKKAELDKLETRAFLRRLPTAVGKSWAVTSGRGLRLTSRSGQDSIPASGLHRLRIVEPLIRFAQGLTVYTRPGSEVASWVLQLERARLIVTLSPEPSRGFSGEGGWLNSLAAGLDAPELVAGRAGHDVVDGTWFSRELPSGRAPANGRLAKARELVATGAVRQLPDGGYEITRAGSVQRVRLSPAGCTCAWWAKHQETRGPCSHVLAARMSAAEA
- a CDS encoding NAD(P)-dependent oxidoreductase, which translates into the protein MTTVTVLGLGPMGHALAAAFTAADHPTTVWNRTPGKETSLDVTVAATAAQAIAASPLTVVCVRDHRAAQSILDTDALKGRTLVNVTGGSPRQAREMASWAADHGIGYLDGVIVATTDAIGGPEATLFYSGPADVYEKHRGTLAALGENAHHLGEDPGRAAAFDASLQDMLWTSMSGVIHMFALAKAESIGAATIAGHAKAMLGFFPDMIDLLAAQVAADHYPGDAGTLESTAATMDHILDAIRERNLDNGVLTAARTQVRQAIDAGHGSEGFGRLAALQ
- a CDS encoding MerR family transcriptional regulator, with the translated sequence MRIGELARRTGVSERALRYYEEQGLLTPERRPSGYRVYGDADVAAVRRIRILLEAGLNTAQILEILPCIVDEDGWLTPDCPELVDELRRQRERIDAAIGELETTRANLDTIIGDEKAAASPGTRPLS